In Alphaproteobacteria bacterium, the DNA window GCGGAGCCAAAGCCATTGATGCGGGCGGCATATTCCAGGTCGGTGCTGTTGGGGTCCTGGTGGCGCTCCCGAAAGCGCATCAGCGTTTCGTTCGTCCACGGGTCGTTGTAGAGAACCGGAACTTCGATGATGCGGGTTTTCAACACCGAATCTGTCTTTTCCGCGGAGGTCTCGAGCCGCTTCAGTTCGGCCAGCATGTCGTCCGGGCTGATCTGATCGGGATCGAATTTTACCTGATAGGATGCATTCGCGAGGCAGATCTCGGCCACCCCTTTGATCTGGCTGTCGCGAATCGCGGCCGTCATCGACAGGCTTTTGAAGAAAGCCTCCAACGACATCTCTTCATCGACCTCGGCGAATATGTGCTCATCGCCGCCAAAGGAGTATCGTGTCGTCATCTATATGTCCCCTCTGTCTATTCGACTAGACTTGGTGGTCCACTCTCGAGCCAATGTTCGAGAAAATTCGTGTCGAAAGTACTACCACGCACAGTTTCCTCAGCGACAAGCGCCTGATGCAAGGGCTTGGTGGTTTTTATCCCCGAAATTTCGAGCTCGGCCAGGGCCCGCTCAAGCCGTTTGAGTGCGCTCGACCGTGTTTCGTCCCAGACGATCAGTTTGCCCAGCAACGAGTCGTAGAAGGGCGGGACCGCATAGCCGGGATAGAGCATGGTGTCGAAGCGCACACCGGGTCCGCCCGGTACGCTCAGGCCGTCGACGACACCGACACTGGGCATGAAATTATTCGCCGGATCTTCGGCGTTGATCCGACATTCGATGGCGTGGCCGGTGATCCGAATATCATCCTGACGCCAGCGCAGCGGTTCCCCGCCGGCGATTCGGAGCATCTCGCGCACGATGTCGATACCGGTGACGCATTCGGTCACCGGATGCTCGACCTGGATGCGGGTGTTCATTTCGATGAAGTGGAATTCCCCAGAAAGCTCGTCATAAAGGTATTCGAGCGTGCCTGCGCCACGATAGCCGACATGGCGGGCAATCGCCACGGCGGACTTGCAGAGAGCGGTGCGGACATCGTCGGGCAACATTGCGGCCGGCGCCTCTTCCCAGACTTTCTGGCGCCGACGCTGCAGCGAGCACTCGCGTTCATAACAATGCACGACATGGTCGCCATCCCCGAGGACCTGCACTTCGACGTGACGCGCATTCTCAATGAATCTTTCGAAATAGAGTCCGCCATCGCCGAAAGCCGCCTTCGCTTCGGCGCTAGCCTGGGGCAGCCGATGATCGAACTCGGCCTGATCTGTCACAACGCGAATCCCGCGCCCACCGCCTCCTGCCGCCGCCTTGATCATGATCGGAAAGCCGATCCGGTCGACGATCGAGCGGGCCGAATCTAGGTCGTCAATACGCCCGTCGCTTCCCGGCACGGTTGGAACCCCTAGTGTGGCGGCCAGGCCACGCGCAGTGACCTTGTCGCCCAATAGCCGAATCGATTCACCCGTTGGACCGACAAAATTGAGCCCAGCATCATCCACGGCATCGGCGAAGTCGGCGTTCTCGGCGAGAAAGCCATAGCCGGGATGGATGGCGTCCGCCCCGCTTTCCTTGGCGGCGCGAAGGATCGCCTCGCCATCGAGGTAGGATTTCGCCGCTTGAGGCGGTCCGATATCGATGGCCCGATCCGCGAGCCGCACGGCAAGCGAATCGGCGTCGGCCTGACTGTGGGCCTGTACCGTGCAAATACCCAATTCACGTGCCGCCCGGATTATACGAACCGCAATTTCGCCGCGATTGGCGATGAGGAGGGTGCCGATACCCAAGGTGCCGTCCTTGTCGCCTCAACCGCTGATTTCAACGATCGGTTGACCCGCCATGATCGCGTCTTCGTTGTCGATGAGAAACTTAGCTATGGTGCCGGCGGCATCGGCTTTGACCTCATGGAACGTTTTCATGACCTCGACGAGCCCAACAACGTCGCCTTCCGCGACGGTATCGCCCTCTTCTTTGTAAGGCGGCTGGTCCGGTGCCGGCTTGCGGTAGAAAGTGCCGGGCAAAGGTGAAAGTACTTGTTTGCTTGCCATCAATGTTCCCCATTTCTCTCGTTGCTATCAACCGTTCAGAAGGTCACGGGCCATCGGCCACTATCTCCCGTGCCCCTGGACAAGACCGCAGTGAGGCGGCGCCATGGGCCGCCATGCGGCCGTCGCCAAGCCTCCTAAGCCGCCTCGGCCAGGTAGGGTTTGATGGCATTGCGGACTGCCTTCGCGACGTCGACAGCGTTCGGCGTGTCTGAATGGACGCAAATGCAGTCGGCACGCACCGGGATGTCGACCTCGTTGATCGACTTGGTCTTGCCTTCCTGGATCGCCCTGAGCGATCGTGCTGCCGCATCGTCGGGGTCGACGGATTCGTGCTCGCGCGTGATGATCAATCCGCCGTCGTCGCCGTAAGCGAGATCCGCATAGTATTCGGCCACGAAACGATGATCCCTGGCTTGGTACACCTCCTCATGCAAGGTGTTGATCATCCCGAACAGCGGCACTTGAAAAACATCGGCTGCATCACAGACGGCGTGGGCCACATGTTCCATGCGGGCGGCCATCCCGTAGAGCGAGCCATGCGGCTTGATGTGATTTAGTATCATCCCCGCCGCGTCGAGAAAGCCCTTCAGCGCCCCAACCTGATAAATGACGATGTTGGCGAGCTCGTCGCGTTCGATCTTCATTTCGCGCCGGCCGAAGCCGGGAAGATCGGGCAGTGAAGGGTGCGCCCCGACCCGGACCTTGAAGCGGCCGGCCAATTCGACGGTCTTTCGCATATGATTCGGATCGGAGGCATGGAATCCACAGGCGACATTAGCTACCGAGATGAGCGGCATCATGCTCTCGTCATCGCCCATCTTGTAGAGGCCATAGCTTTCGCCCATGTCACAATTGATCTCGACCTTCATGGCTATCTCCCTTTCTTGCTCCTAGGGAATCTCCACCGGCATCGCCTGCTGGGCGGCGGATTGTACGATGGCTTCCATTATGGCCACGTTGTGTATGGCCTCCTCGGAACGAACCCTGAACTCGGTCGCGCCGGCACATGCGTCGGCGAATTCTTCAAGCTCGCTACGCAGAGTGTCGACGAGCTCGAGCTCTATGTCCGTAGGTTGTTCACCCGAGCGTTGCACCGTCAGTGTGTTGCCGTCAATCCCGGCAAAGGCATTGCCCTCGGTGCCATAGAGATTAAGGGTCGATGTGTAGGGGCAAGCAAAGTGAGTGGCAAGATAACCGGTGCCACCAGATGCGAAGGCCATGAGCGAGGTCGTCGTGTCGTCGATGTCAACAGGCGACACCCGACGCTCGGAAAATGCCGTGAGCCGCCGCACCGGGCCGCCGAGCCAGGTCAATAGGTCGATCATGTGGATGCCCAGCGGCGCCAAAGCGCCACCCGGACACTCGCTTCGCTGAGCCCGCCACCGATCCGGTGTATAGGCAAGCGCGCCCTGGCTCGAAAAATTGGCCTCCAGGTGCAGCATGGTGCCGAAGCCTCCTGCATCCAACATGTCCTTCACCCGGATCGCCGCCGAACAGAAACGCCGGTTGTGGCCGACGGCGAGGACGACGCCGCGTTCCCGGCAGCGGGCAGCTGCGATACGGCCGCTCTCCGCTGTAAGCGTAAAGGGCTTTTCGACGAAAACATGCTTGCCCGCGTCGGCGGCCTGTATCACATGCTCGGCATGGAGCGAATGCGGCGTGGTGAGAATGACGGCATCAACATCCGGATCGGCCAGAACTGCTTCGTAGGTTTCATGGTTGCCGGTATCGAACTTCTTGGCGAAATCCTGCCGTCTCTCCGCCGAGCGCGAATGGCACGTCACGATTCGGATCTTGTCCGAATCTCCCTGCACCGATGCGGCGAGCTCGTTCGACCACCAACCGATACCGACAGATGCCGCCCTTAGCATAGTCTCAATCCTGTATTCTTGCGATATAGCGCTGCCGAAGCTGGTCGGCGACAACCGCGACGATCAATAGCACGCCGATGACAACGGTTTGAAGGTATGACTCGATGCGGGCCAAGTTCATACCGTTCTGAATGAGCCCGATGAAAACGGCACCCAACACGACATTTTCAACCCTGCCGATGCCGCCGCGCAGGCTCACGCCACCGATGACACAGGCTGCGATCGACTCGAGCGGCATGGACGCACCGATATTGGCCTCACCGGTTTCCAGTCTAGCGGTCAAAAGCAGCCCGCTGATGGCAGCCAGTCCGCCGCACATCGTGTAAGCCAGAAACAGGGTCTGCCTGGTGTTGATCCCGGAGAGCGCCGACGCCTTGATGTTGCCGCCAACCGCATAGAAATAGCGGCCCAATCGCGTCCAATAAAGCAGCCCGCCCATCGCGACGATGAGCGCCGCCGTCACGTAGATCGGTACCGGTAAGCCGAGGAATTGCCCGAACCCGAACATTGTACCGAATGCGTCCGGCATGCCGTAGACCGGGACGCCGCCCGTCATGTAAAGCGCGATACCGAAACCGACCGAGGCCATGCCCAACGTCATCATGAAGGGCGACACGTTGAAAACGGAAACGCCGATCCCGTTGACAACGCCGATTGCCGTGCCCGTCGC includes these proteins:
- a CDS encoding acetyl-CoA carboxylase biotin carboxylase subunit translates to MGIGTLLIANRGEIAVRIIRAARELGICTVQAHSQADADSLAVRLADRAIDIGPPQAAKSYLDGEAILRAAKESGADAIHPGYGFLAENADFADAVDDAGLNFVGPTGESIRLLGDKVTARGLAATLGVPTVPGSDGRIDDLDSARSIVDRIGFPIMIKAAAGGGGRGIRVVTDQAEFDHRLPQASAEAKAAFGDGGLYFERFIENARHVEVQVLGDGDHVVHCYERECSLQRRRQKVWEEAPAAMLPDDVRTALCKSAVAIARHVGYRGAGTLEYLYDELSGEFHFIEMNTRIQVEHPVTECVTGIDIVREMLRIAGGEPLRWRQDDIRITGHAIECRINAEDPANNFMPSVGVVDGLSVPGGPGVRFDTMLYPGYAVPPFYDSLLGKLIVWDETRSSALKRLERALAELEISGIKTTKPLHQALVAEETVRGSTFDTNFLEHWLESGPPSLVE
- a CDS encoding biotin carboxyl carrier domain-containing protein, coding for MASKQVLSPLPGTFYRKPAPDQPPYKEEGDTVAEGDVVGLVEVMKTFHEVKADAAGTIAKFLIDNEDAIMAGQPIVEISG
- the pxpA gene encoding 5-oxoprolinase subunit PxpA, yielding MKVEINCDMGESYGLYKMGDDESMMPLISVANVACGFHASDPNHMRKTVELAGRFKVRVGAHPSLPDLPGFGRREMKIERDELANIVIYQVGALKGFLDAAGMILNHIKPHGSLYGMAARMEHVAHAVCDAADVFQVPLFGMINTLHEEVYQARDHRFVAEYYADLAYGDDGGLIITREHESVDPDDAAARSLRAIQEGKTKSINEVDIPVRADCICVHSDTPNAVDVAKAVRNAIKPYLAEAA
- a CDS encoding Gfo/Idh/MocA family oxidoreductase; amino-acid sequence: MLRAASVGIGWWSNELAASVQGDSDKIRIVTCHSRSAERRQDFAKKFDTGNHETYEAVLADPDVDAVILTTPHSLHAEHVIQAADAGKHVFVEKPFTLTAESGRIAAARCRERGVVLAVGHNRRFCSAAIRVKDMLDAGGFGTMLHLEANFSSQGALAYTPDRWRAQRSECPGGALAPLGIHMIDLLTWLGGPVRRLTAFSERRVSPVDIDDTTTSLMAFASGGTGYLATHFACPYTSTLNLYGTEGNAFAGIDGNTLTVQRSGEQPTDIELELVDTLRSELEEFADACAGATEFRVRSEEAIHNVAIMEAIVQSAAQQAMPVEIP
- a CDS encoding ABC transporter permease; this encodes MQLAFVRLGVLPFLLLGAVIVFSLMSDNFLTGRNIMNVLRQATYLTIVAMGQMLALLTGGFDLSVGTILAITSVVSATVMSAVFVASPDSVVLAVFLGILAGFATGTAIGVVNGIGVSVFNVSPFMMTLGMASVGFGIALYMTGGVPVYGMPDAFGTMFGFGQFLGLPVPIYVTAALIVAMGGLLYWTRLGRYFYAVGGNIKASALSGINTRQTLFLAYTMCGGLAAISGLLLTARLETGEANIGASMPLESIAACVIGGVSLRGGIGRVENVVLGAVFIGLIQNGMNLARIESYLQTVVIGVLLIVAVVADQLRQRYIARIQD